One segment of Perognathus longimembris pacificus isolate PPM17 chromosome 26, ASM2315922v1, whole genome shotgun sequence DNA contains the following:
- the LOC125342648 gene encoding U2 snRNP-associated SURP motif-containing protein isoform X1, with the protein MADKTPGGSQKASSKARSSDPHSSGSSDAHMDASGPSDSDVPSRTRPKSPRKHSYRNDSARESLCDSPHQNLSRPLLENKLKAFSIGKMSTAKRTLSKKEQEELKKKEDEKAAAEIYEEFLAAFEGSDGNKVKTFVRGGVVNAAKEEHETDEKRGKIYKPSSRFADQKNPPNQSSNERPPSLLVIETKKPPLKKGEKEKKKSNLELFKEELKQIQEERDERHKTKGRLSRFEPPQSDSDGQRRSMDVPSRRNRSSGVLDDYAPGSHDVGDPSTTNLYLGNINPQMNEEMLCQEFGRFGPLASVKIMWPRTDEERARERNCGFVAFMNRRDAERALKNLNGKMIMSFEMKLGWGKAVPIPPHPIYIPPSMMEHTLPPPPSGLPFNAQPRERLKNPNAPMLPPPKNKEDFEKTLSQAIVKVVIPTERNLLALIHRMIEFVVREGPMFEAMIMNREINNPMFRFLFENQTPAHVYYRWKLYSILQGDSPTKWRTEDFRMFKNGSFWRPPPLNPYLHGMSEEQETEAFVEEPSKKGALKEEQRDKLEEILRGLTPRKNDIGDAMVFCLNNAEAAEEIVDCITESLSILKTPLPKKIARLYLVSDVLYNSSAKVANASYYRKFFETKLCQIFSDLNATYRTIQGHLQSENFKQRVMTCFRAWEDWAIYPEPFLIKLQNIFLGLVNIIEEKEAEDVPDDLDGAPIEEELDGAPLEDVDGVPIDAAPMDDLDGVPIKSLDDDLDGVPLDATEDSKKNEPIFKVAPSKWEAVDESELEAQAVTTSKWELFDQHEESEEEENQNQEEESEDEEDTQSSKSEEHHLYSNPIKEEMAESKLSKYSEMSEEKRAKLREIELKVMKFQDELESGKRPKKPGQSFQEQVEHYRDKLLQREKEKELERERERDKKDKEKLESRSKDKKEKDECTPTRKERKRRHSNSPSPSRSSSGRRVKSPSPKSERSERPERSHKESSRSRPSHKDSPRDVSKKAKRSPSGSRTPKRSRRSRSRSPKKSGKKSRSQSRSPHRSHKKSKKNKH; encoded by the exons GCCCGGTCTTCCGATCCTCACTCATCGGGATCTTCAGACGCGCAT ATGGACGCGTCTGGACCCTCAGATAGTGATGTGCCAAGTCGGACACGACCCAAGAGCCCGAGGAAACACAGCTACAGGAATGACAGTGCCCGGGAAAGCCTCTGCGACTCTCCTCATCAGAACCTCTCCAGA CCTCTTCTAGAAAACAAACTTAAAGCATTCAGTATTGGAAAAATGAGTACAGCCAAGCGAACGTTAAGTAAGAAGGAACAAGAGGAATTAAAGAAAAAG GAGGACGAGAAGGCGGCTGCCGAGATTTACGAGGAGTTTCTTGCTGCTTTTGAAGGAAGCGATGGTAACAAAGTGAAGACGTTTGTTCGCGGAGGAGTTGTCAATGCAGCCAAAG AAGAACACGAAACAgatgaaaaaagaggaaaaatctaTAAGCCATCATCAAGGTTTGCAGATCAAAAAAATCCTCCAAATCAGTCATCCAATGAAAGACCCCCATCTCTTCTTGTGATTGAAACAAAAAAACCT CCattaaagaaaggagagaaagaaaagaaaaaaagcaatttgGAACTCTTCAAAGAAGAATTGAAACA AATTCAAGAAGAGCGTGATGAGAGACATAAAACCAAAGGCAGGCTGAGCCGGTTTGAGCCGCCTCAGTCAGACTCTGATGGCCAGCGACGATCTA TGGATGTGCCTTCCAGAAGAAATCGATCATCTGGTG TTCTTGATGATTATGCACCTGGCTCGCATGATGTGGGAGACCCGAGCACTACTAATTTATACCTTGGAAACATTAACCCCCAG atgaatgaagaaatgcTGTGCCAAGAATTTGGAAGGTTTGGGCCATTAGCCAGTGTAAAAATCATGTGGCCTCGAACCGatgaagagagagcgagagagaggaaCTGTGGCTTTGTAGCCTTTATGAATAGAAGAGATGCCGAGAGAGCTTTAAAGAATTTAAACG GAAAGATGATTATGTCTTTTGAGATGAAGTTAGGCTGGGGCAAAGCGGTACCAATTCCTCCTCACCCGATATACATCCCACCTTCCATGATGGAGCAcacgctccccccgcccccctcgggACTGCCCTTCAATGCGCAGCCGAGAGAGCGGCTCAAAAACCCCAACGCCCCCATGCTGCCGCCGCCCAAAAACAAGGAGGACTTCGAGAAG ACTCTGTCGCAAGCCATAGTCAAAGTGGTTATCCCAACAGAAAG GAATTTGCTCGCTCTGATACATCGAATGATAGAGTTTGTTGTACGTGAAGGGCCGATGTTTGAAGCTATGATTATGAACAGAGAAATCAACAACCCTATGTTCAG GTTCTTATTTGAAAACCAGACACCAGCCCATGTCTATTATAGGTGGAAGCTTTATTCTATTCTGCAG GGTGATTCTCCAACTAAGTGGAGGACAGAGGATTTTCGTATGTTCAAGAACGGATCTTTTTGGAGGCCACCACCATTAAATCCATACCTCCATGGCATGTCGGAAGAGCAGGAGACAGAAGCGTTTGTAGAAGAGCCCAGTAAAAAGGGGGCGCTGAAGGAAGA ACAGAGAGACAAATTGGAGGAAATCTTGCGGGGATTAACGCCAAGGAAAAATGACATTGGAGACGCAATGGTTTTCTGTCTGAACAATGCCGAAGCTGCCGAGGAGATAGTGGACTGCATTACTGAGTCACTGTCCATCCTAAAGACGCCTCTTCCTAAAAAG ATTGCCAGATTATATTTGGTTTCTGATGTTTTGTACAACTCTTCAGCCAAAGTTGCCAATGCTTCATATTATAGGAAATT ttttgAAACAAAGTTATGTCAGATATTTTCAGACCTCAATGCTACCTATCGTACAATTCAAGGCCATTTACAATCTGAAAACTTTAAG caACGGGTAATGACCTGCTTCCGAGCTTGGGAAGATTGGGCAATCTATCCAGAGCCATTTTTGATCAAACTACAGAATATATTCTTAGGACTTGTAAATATTAtcgaagaaaaagaagcagag GACGTGCCGGACGACCTGGATGGCGCGCCCATCGAAGAGGAGCTGGACGGCGCGCCTCTGGAGGACGTGGACGGCGTCCCCATTGACGCCGCTCCCATGGACGACCTGGACGGCGTCCCCATCAAGAGCCTGGACGACGACCTGGACGGAGTGCCTC TGGATGCTACTGAAGACTCCAAGAAGAACGAGCCGATATTTAAGGTGGCCCCATCCAAGTGGGAAGCTGTCGATGAATCCGAACTGGAAGCACAGG CTGTAACAACTTCTAAGTGGGAGTTATTTGATCAGCATGAAgaatcagaagaagaagaaaatcaaaa tcAAGAAGAAGAAAGCGAAGACGAGGAAGATACCCAGAGCTCCAAGTCTGAAGAGCACCACCTGTACTCCAACCCCATCAAGGAGGAGATGGCTGAGTCCAAGCTCTCCAAGTACTCGGAGATGAGTGAGGAGAAGCGGGCCAAGCTCCGCGAGATCGag CTCAAAGTTATGAAGTTTCAGGATGAACTGGAATCAGGAAAACGACCTAAAAAGCCAGGCCAGAGTTTCCAAGAGCAAGTAGAGCACTACAGAGATAAGCTGCTTCAACGA gagaaagagaaagaattagaaagagaacgggaaagagacaagaaagataaagaaaagttGGAATCCCGGTccaaagacaagaaggaaaaggacGAGTGCACCCCGACGAGGAAAGAGAG GAAAAGGCGACACAGTAACTCCCCCAGCCCTTCTCGCAGTAGCAGCGGTCGAAGGGTGAAGTCCCCATCCCCCAAGTCGGAGCGGTCGGAGCGACCAGAAAGATCTCACAAAGAAAGCTCTCGGTCCAGGCCATCTCACAAAGATTCTCCCAGAGATgttagcaaaaaagccaaaag ATCACCGTCTGGCTCAAGGACACCCAAAAGGTCTAGGCGGTCACGGTCTAGATCCCCTAAAAAATCAGGGAAGAAGTCCAGATCCCAGTCCCGCTCTCCACACAGGTCTCATAAAAAgtccaagaaaaacaaacactga
- the LOC125342648 gene encoding U2 snRNP-associated SURP motif-containing protein isoform X2, producing the protein MADKTPGGSQKASSKARSSDPHSSGSSDAHMDASGPSDSDVPSRTRPKSPRKHSYRNDSARESLCDSPHQNLSRPLLENKLKAFSIGKMSTAKRTLSKKEQEELKKKEDEKAAAEIYEEFLAAFEGSDGNKVKTFVRGGVVNAAKEEHETDEKRGKIYKPSSRFADQKNPPNQSSNERPPSLLVIETKKPPLKKGEKEKKKSNLELFKEELKQIQEERDERHKTKGRLSRFEPPQSDSDGQRRSMDVPSRRNRSSVLDDYAPGSHDVGDPSTTNLYLGNINPQMNEEMLCQEFGRFGPLASVKIMWPRTDEERARERNCGFVAFMNRRDAERALKNLNGKMIMSFEMKLGWGKAVPIPPHPIYIPPSMMEHTLPPPPSGLPFNAQPRERLKNPNAPMLPPPKNKEDFEKTLSQAIVKVVIPTERNLLALIHRMIEFVVREGPMFEAMIMNREINNPMFRFLFENQTPAHVYYRWKLYSILQGDSPTKWRTEDFRMFKNGSFWRPPPLNPYLHGMSEEQETEAFVEEPSKKGALKEEQRDKLEEILRGLTPRKNDIGDAMVFCLNNAEAAEEIVDCITESLSILKTPLPKKIARLYLVSDVLYNSSAKVANASYYRKFFETKLCQIFSDLNATYRTIQGHLQSENFKQRVMTCFRAWEDWAIYPEPFLIKLQNIFLGLVNIIEEKEAEDVPDDLDGAPIEEELDGAPLEDVDGVPIDAAPMDDLDGVPIKSLDDDLDGVPLDATEDSKKNEPIFKVAPSKWEAVDESELEAQAVTTSKWELFDQHEESEEEENQNQEEESEDEEDTQSSKSEEHHLYSNPIKEEMAESKLSKYSEMSEEKRAKLREIELKVMKFQDELESGKRPKKPGQSFQEQVEHYRDKLLQREKEKELERERERDKKDKEKLESRSKDKKEKDECTPTRKERKRRHSNSPSPSRSSSGRRVKSPSPKSERSERPERSHKESSRSRPSHKDSPRDVSKKAKRSPSGSRTPKRSRRSRSRSPKKSGKKSRSQSRSPHRSHKKSKKNKH; encoded by the exons GCCCGGTCTTCCGATCCTCACTCATCGGGATCTTCAGACGCGCAT ATGGACGCGTCTGGACCCTCAGATAGTGATGTGCCAAGTCGGACACGACCCAAGAGCCCGAGGAAACACAGCTACAGGAATGACAGTGCCCGGGAAAGCCTCTGCGACTCTCCTCATCAGAACCTCTCCAGA CCTCTTCTAGAAAACAAACTTAAAGCATTCAGTATTGGAAAAATGAGTACAGCCAAGCGAACGTTAAGTAAGAAGGAACAAGAGGAATTAAAGAAAAAG GAGGACGAGAAGGCGGCTGCCGAGATTTACGAGGAGTTTCTTGCTGCTTTTGAAGGAAGCGATGGTAACAAAGTGAAGACGTTTGTTCGCGGAGGAGTTGTCAATGCAGCCAAAG AAGAACACGAAACAgatgaaaaaagaggaaaaatctaTAAGCCATCATCAAGGTTTGCAGATCAAAAAAATCCTCCAAATCAGTCATCCAATGAAAGACCCCCATCTCTTCTTGTGATTGAAACAAAAAAACCT CCattaaagaaaggagagaaagaaaagaaaaaaagcaatttgGAACTCTTCAAAGAAGAATTGAAACA AATTCAAGAAGAGCGTGATGAGAGACATAAAACCAAAGGCAGGCTGAGCCGGTTTGAGCCGCCTCAGTCAGACTCTGATGGCCAGCGACGATCTA TGGATGTGCCTTCCAGAAGAAATCGATCATCTG TTCTTGATGATTATGCACCTGGCTCGCATGATGTGGGAGACCCGAGCACTACTAATTTATACCTTGGAAACATTAACCCCCAG atgaatgaagaaatgcTGTGCCAAGAATTTGGAAGGTTTGGGCCATTAGCCAGTGTAAAAATCATGTGGCCTCGAACCGatgaagagagagcgagagagaggaaCTGTGGCTTTGTAGCCTTTATGAATAGAAGAGATGCCGAGAGAGCTTTAAAGAATTTAAACG GAAAGATGATTATGTCTTTTGAGATGAAGTTAGGCTGGGGCAAAGCGGTACCAATTCCTCCTCACCCGATATACATCCCACCTTCCATGATGGAGCAcacgctccccccgcccccctcgggACTGCCCTTCAATGCGCAGCCGAGAGAGCGGCTCAAAAACCCCAACGCCCCCATGCTGCCGCCGCCCAAAAACAAGGAGGACTTCGAGAAG ACTCTGTCGCAAGCCATAGTCAAAGTGGTTATCCCAACAGAAAG GAATTTGCTCGCTCTGATACATCGAATGATAGAGTTTGTTGTACGTGAAGGGCCGATGTTTGAAGCTATGATTATGAACAGAGAAATCAACAACCCTATGTTCAG GTTCTTATTTGAAAACCAGACACCAGCCCATGTCTATTATAGGTGGAAGCTTTATTCTATTCTGCAG GGTGATTCTCCAACTAAGTGGAGGACAGAGGATTTTCGTATGTTCAAGAACGGATCTTTTTGGAGGCCACCACCATTAAATCCATACCTCCATGGCATGTCGGAAGAGCAGGAGACAGAAGCGTTTGTAGAAGAGCCCAGTAAAAAGGGGGCGCTGAAGGAAGA ACAGAGAGACAAATTGGAGGAAATCTTGCGGGGATTAACGCCAAGGAAAAATGACATTGGAGACGCAATGGTTTTCTGTCTGAACAATGCCGAAGCTGCCGAGGAGATAGTGGACTGCATTACTGAGTCACTGTCCATCCTAAAGACGCCTCTTCCTAAAAAG ATTGCCAGATTATATTTGGTTTCTGATGTTTTGTACAACTCTTCAGCCAAAGTTGCCAATGCTTCATATTATAGGAAATT ttttgAAACAAAGTTATGTCAGATATTTTCAGACCTCAATGCTACCTATCGTACAATTCAAGGCCATTTACAATCTGAAAACTTTAAG caACGGGTAATGACCTGCTTCCGAGCTTGGGAAGATTGGGCAATCTATCCAGAGCCATTTTTGATCAAACTACAGAATATATTCTTAGGACTTGTAAATATTAtcgaagaaaaagaagcagag GACGTGCCGGACGACCTGGATGGCGCGCCCATCGAAGAGGAGCTGGACGGCGCGCCTCTGGAGGACGTGGACGGCGTCCCCATTGACGCCGCTCCCATGGACGACCTGGACGGCGTCCCCATCAAGAGCCTGGACGACGACCTGGACGGAGTGCCTC TGGATGCTACTGAAGACTCCAAGAAGAACGAGCCGATATTTAAGGTGGCCCCATCCAAGTGGGAAGCTGTCGATGAATCCGAACTGGAAGCACAGG CTGTAACAACTTCTAAGTGGGAGTTATTTGATCAGCATGAAgaatcagaagaagaagaaaatcaaaa tcAAGAAGAAGAAAGCGAAGACGAGGAAGATACCCAGAGCTCCAAGTCTGAAGAGCACCACCTGTACTCCAACCCCATCAAGGAGGAGATGGCTGAGTCCAAGCTCTCCAAGTACTCGGAGATGAGTGAGGAGAAGCGGGCCAAGCTCCGCGAGATCGag CTCAAAGTTATGAAGTTTCAGGATGAACTGGAATCAGGAAAACGACCTAAAAAGCCAGGCCAGAGTTTCCAAGAGCAAGTAGAGCACTACAGAGATAAGCTGCTTCAACGA gagaaagagaaagaattagaaagagaacgggaaagagacaagaaagataaagaaaagttGGAATCCCGGTccaaagacaagaaggaaaaggacGAGTGCACCCCGACGAGGAAAGAGAG GAAAAGGCGACACAGTAACTCCCCCAGCCCTTCTCGCAGTAGCAGCGGTCGAAGGGTGAAGTCCCCATCCCCCAAGTCGGAGCGGTCGGAGCGACCAGAAAGATCTCACAAAGAAAGCTCTCGGTCCAGGCCATCTCACAAAGATTCTCCCAGAGATgttagcaaaaaagccaaaag ATCACCGTCTGGCTCAAGGACACCCAAAAGGTCTAGGCGGTCACGGTCTAGATCCCCTAAAAAATCAGGGAAGAAGTCCAGATCCCAGTCCCGCTCTCCACACAGGTCTCATAAAAAgtccaagaaaaacaaacactga
- the LOC125342648 gene encoding U2 snRNP-associated SURP motif-containing protein isoform X3 produces the protein MADKTPGGSQKASSKARSSDPHSSGSSDAHMDASGPSDSDVPSRTRPKSPRKHSYRNDSARESLCDSPHQNLSRPLLENKLKAFSIGKMSTAKRTLSKKEQEELKKKEDEKAAAEIYEEFLAAFEGSDGNKVKTFVRGGVVNAAKEHETDEKRGKIYKPSSRFADQKNPPNQSSNERPPSLLVIETKKPPLKKGEKEKKKSNLELFKEELKQIQEERDERHKTKGRLSRFEPPQSDSDGQRRSMDVPSRRNRSSGVLDDYAPGSHDVGDPSTTNLYLGNINPQMNEEMLCQEFGRFGPLASVKIMWPRTDEERARERNCGFVAFMNRRDAERALKNLNGKMIMSFEMKLGWGKAVPIPPHPIYIPPSMMEHTLPPPPSGLPFNAQPRERLKNPNAPMLPPPKNKEDFEKTLSQAIVKVVIPTERNLLALIHRMIEFVVREGPMFEAMIMNREINNPMFRFLFENQTPAHVYYRWKLYSILQGDSPTKWRTEDFRMFKNGSFWRPPPLNPYLHGMSEEQETEAFVEEPSKKGALKEEQRDKLEEILRGLTPRKNDIGDAMVFCLNNAEAAEEIVDCITESLSILKTPLPKKIARLYLVSDVLYNSSAKVANASYYRKFFETKLCQIFSDLNATYRTIQGHLQSENFKQRVMTCFRAWEDWAIYPEPFLIKLQNIFLGLVNIIEEKEAEDVPDDLDGAPIEEELDGAPLEDVDGVPIDAAPMDDLDGVPIKSLDDDLDGVPLDATEDSKKNEPIFKVAPSKWEAVDESELEAQAVTTSKWELFDQHEESEEEENQNQEEESEDEEDTQSSKSEEHHLYSNPIKEEMAESKLSKYSEMSEEKRAKLREIELKVMKFQDELESGKRPKKPGQSFQEQVEHYRDKLLQREKEKELERERERDKKDKEKLESRSKDKKEKDECTPTRKERKRRHSNSPSPSRSSSGRRVKSPSPKSERSERPERSHKESSRSRPSHKDSPRDVSKKAKRSPSGSRTPKRSRRSRSRSPKKSGKKSRSQSRSPHRSHKKSKKNKH, from the exons GCCCGGTCTTCCGATCCTCACTCATCGGGATCTTCAGACGCGCAT ATGGACGCGTCTGGACCCTCAGATAGTGATGTGCCAAGTCGGACACGACCCAAGAGCCCGAGGAAACACAGCTACAGGAATGACAGTGCCCGGGAAAGCCTCTGCGACTCTCCTCATCAGAACCTCTCCAGA CCTCTTCTAGAAAACAAACTTAAAGCATTCAGTATTGGAAAAATGAGTACAGCCAAGCGAACGTTAAGTAAGAAGGAACAAGAGGAATTAAAGAAAAAG GAGGACGAGAAGGCGGCTGCCGAGATTTACGAGGAGTTTCTTGCTGCTTTTGAAGGAAGCGATGGTAACAAAGTGAAGACGTTTGTTCGCGGAGGAGTTGTCAATGCAGCCAAAG AACACGAAACAgatgaaaaaagaggaaaaatctaTAAGCCATCATCAAGGTTTGCAGATCAAAAAAATCCTCCAAATCAGTCATCCAATGAAAGACCCCCATCTCTTCTTGTGATTGAAACAAAAAAACCT CCattaaagaaaggagagaaagaaaagaaaaaaagcaatttgGAACTCTTCAAAGAAGAATTGAAACA AATTCAAGAAGAGCGTGATGAGAGACATAAAACCAAAGGCAGGCTGAGCCGGTTTGAGCCGCCTCAGTCAGACTCTGATGGCCAGCGACGATCTA TGGATGTGCCTTCCAGAAGAAATCGATCATCTGGTG TTCTTGATGATTATGCACCTGGCTCGCATGATGTGGGAGACCCGAGCACTACTAATTTATACCTTGGAAACATTAACCCCCAG atgaatgaagaaatgcTGTGCCAAGAATTTGGAAGGTTTGGGCCATTAGCCAGTGTAAAAATCATGTGGCCTCGAACCGatgaagagagagcgagagagaggaaCTGTGGCTTTGTAGCCTTTATGAATAGAAGAGATGCCGAGAGAGCTTTAAAGAATTTAAACG GAAAGATGATTATGTCTTTTGAGATGAAGTTAGGCTGGGGCAAAGCGGTACCAATTCCTCCTCACCCGATATACATCCCACCTTCCATGATGGAGCAcacgctccccccgcccccctcgggACTGCCCTTCAATGCGCAGCCGAGAGAGCGGCTCAAAAACCCCAACGCCCCCATGCTGCCGCCGCCCAAAAACAAGGAGGACTTCGAGAAG ACTCTGTCGCAAGCCATAGTCAAAGTGGTTATCCCAACAGAAAG GAATTTGCTCGCTCTGATACATCGAATGATAGAGTTTGTTGTACGTGAAGGGCCGATGTTTGAAGCTATGATTATGAACAGAGAAATCAACAACCCTATGTTCAG GTTCTTATTTGAAAACCAGACACCAGCCCATGTCTATTATAGGTGGAAGCTTTATTCTATTCTGCAG GGTGATTCTCCAACTAAGTGGAGGACAGAGGATTTTCGTATGTTCAAGAACGGATCTTTTTGGAGGCCACCACCATTAAATCCATACCTCCATGGCATGTCGGAAGAGCAGGAGACAGAAGCGTTTGTAGAAGAGCCCAGTAAAAAGGGGGCGCTGAAGGAAGA ACAGAGAGACAAATTGGAGGAAATCTTGCGGGGATTAACGCCAAGGAAAAATGACATTGGAGACGCAATGGTTTTCTGTCTGAACAATGCCGAAGCTGCCGAGGAGATAGTGGACTGCATTACTGAGTCACTGTCCATCCTAAAGACGCCTCTTCCTAAAAAG ATTGCCAGATTATATTTGGTTTCTGATGTTTTGTACAACTCTTCAGCCAAAGTTGCCAATGCTTCATATTATAGGAAATT ttttgAAACAAAGTTATGTCAGATATTTTCAGACCTCAATGCTACCTATCGTACAATTCAAGGCCATTTACAATCTGAAAACTTTAAG caACGGGTAATGACCTGCTTCCGAGCTTGGGAAGATTGGGCAATCTATCCAGAGCCATTTTTGATCAAACTACAGAATATATTCTTAGGACTTGTAAATATTAtcgaagaaaaagaagcagag GACGTGCCGGACGACCTGGATGGCGCGCCCATCGAAGAGGAGCTGGACGGCGCGCCTCTGGAGGACGTGGACGGCGTCCCCATTGACGCCGCTCCCATGGACGACCTGGACGGCGTCCCCATCAAGAGCCTGGACGACGACCTGGACGGAGTGCCTC TGGATGCTACTGAAGACTCCAAGAAGAACGAGCCGATATTTAAGGTGGCCCCATCCAAGTGGGAAGCTGTCGATGAATCCGAACTGGAAGCACAGG CTGTAACAACTTCTAAGTGGGAGTTATTTGATCAGCATGAAgaatcagaagaagaagaaaatcaaaa tcAAGAAGAAGAAAGCGAAGACGAGGAAGATACCCAGAGCTCCAAGTCTGAAGAGCACCACCTGTACTCCAACCCCATCAAGGAGGAGATGGCTGAGTCCAAGCTCTCCAAGTACTCGGAGATGAGTGAGGAGAAGCGGGCCAAGCTCCGCGAGATCGag CTCAAAGTTATGAAGTTTCAGGATGAACTGGAATCAGGAAAACGACCTAAAAAGCCAGGCCAGAGTTTCCAAGAGCAAGTAGAGCACTACAGAGATAAGCTGCTTCAACGA gagaaagagaaagaattagaaagagaacgggaaagagacaagaaagataaagaaaagttGGAATCCCGGTccaaagacaagaaggaaaaggacGAGTGCACCCCGACGAGGAAAGAGAG GAAAAGGCGACACAGTAACTCCCCCAGCCCTTCTCGCAGTAGCAGCGGTCGAAGGGTGAAGTCCCCATCCCCCAAGTCGGAGCGGTCGGAGCGACCAGAAAGATCTCACAAAGAAAGCTCTCGGTCCAGGCCATCTCACAAAGATTCTCCCAGAGATgttagcaaaaaagccaaaag ATCACCGTCTGGCTCAAGGACACCCAAAAGGTCTAGGCGGTCACGGTCTAGATCCCCTAAAAAATCAGGGAAGAAGTCCAGATCCCAGTCCCGCTCTCCACACAGGTCTCATAAAAAgtccaagaaaaacaaacactga